From one Meles meles chromosome 18, mMelMel3.1 paternal haplotype, whole genome shotgun sequence genomic stretch:
- the FOXJ1 gene encoding forkhead box protein J1, whose product MAESWLRLSGAGAAEEAGPEGGLEEPDALDDSLTSLQWLQEFSILNAKAPALPPGGTDPHGYHQVPGSAAPGSPLAADPACLGQPHTPGKPTSSCTSRSAPPGMQAPPPDDVDYATNPNVKPPYSYATLICMAMQASKATKITLSAIYKWITDNFCYFRHADPTWQNSIRHNLSLNKCFIKVPREKDEPGKGGFWRIDPQYAERLLSGAFKKRRLPPVHIHPAFARQASQEPRAAPWAGPLTVNTEAQQLLREFEEATGEAGWGAGEGRLGHKRKQPLPKRVAKVPRAPSTLLLTQEEQGELEPLKGNFDWEAIFEAGALGGELGALEALELSPPLSPASHGDVDLTVHGHHIDCPATWGPPGEQAADSLDFDETFLATSFLQHPWDESGSGCLPPEPLFEAGDATLAADLQDWASVGAFL is encoded by the exons CTGGATGACAGCCTGACCAGCCTGCAGTGGCTGCAGGAATTCTCCATTCTCAACGCCAAGGCCCCCGCCCTGCCGCCGGGGGGCACCGACCCCCACGGCTACCACCAGGTGCCAGGCTCGGCCGCGCCGGGGTCCCCCCTGGCGGCCGATCCCGCCTGCCTGGGGCAGCCGCACACTCCTGGTAAGCCCACATCGTCGTGCACGTCGCGGAGCGCGCCCCCGGGGATGCAGGCCCCGCCCCCCGACGACGTGGACTACGCCACCAACCCGAACGTGAAGCCGCCTTACTCTTACGCCACGCTCATCTGCATGGCCATGCAGGCCAGCAAGGCCACCAAGATCACCCTGTCGGCCATCTACAAGTGGATCACGGACAACTTCTGCTACTTCCGCCACGCTGATCCCACCTGGCAG AATTCCATCCGCCACAACCTCTCCCTGAACAAGTGCTTCATCAAAGTACCCCGGGAGAAGGACGAGCCGGGCAAGGGGGGCTTCTGGCGCATCGACCCCCAGTACGCCGAGCGGCTGCTCAGCGGGGCCTTCAAGAAGCGGCGGCTGCCCCCGGTCCACATCCACCCGGCCTTTGCCCGCCAGGCCTCGCAGGAGCCCCGCGCCGCCCCGTGGGCCGGGCCGCTGACCGTCAACACCGAGGCCCAGCAGCTGCTGCGGGAGTTCGAGGAGGCCACCGGGGAGGCGGGCTGGGGGGCGGGCGAGGGCAGGCTCGGCCATAAGCGCAAACAGCCGCTGCCCAAGCGGGTGGCCAAGGTCCCGCGGGCCCCCAGCACCCTGCTGCTGACCCAAGAGGAGCAGGGCGAGCTGGAGCCCCTCAAAGGCAACTTTGACTGGGAGGCGATCTTCGAGGCCGGCGCCCTGGGCGGCGAGCTGGGCGCGCTGGAGGCCTTGGAGCTGAGCCCGCCGCTGAGCCCCGCCTCGCACGGGGACGTGGACCTCACCGTCCACGGCCACCACATCGACTGCCCTGCCACCTGGGGGCCTCCGGGGGAGCAGGCCGCCGACAGCCTGGACTTCGACGAGACCTTCCTGGCCACGTCCTTCCTGCAGCACCCCTGGGACGAGAGCGGCAGTGGCTGCCTGCCCCCGGAGCCCCTCTTCGAGGCCGGGGACGCCACCCTGGCGGCCGACCTGCAGGACTGGGCCAGTGTGGGCGCCTTCTTGTAA